One window from the genome of Archaeoglobaceae archaeon encodes:
- a CDS encoding DNA topoisomerase VI subunit B, whose protein sequence is MSELKEISIAEFFEKNKHILGYTNPARALITVVKEAVDNSLDACEDAGILPDIFVRISKAGENFRVVVEDNGPGIKKELVARAFGKLLYGSRFHEIRQSRGQQGIGISAAVLYAQLTTGKPAVIVTKPIGAEKAYKIALYIDTKKNEPIIESEGEEDWYLPHGTRVEFEIAGSYVKDRKQSVFEYLKETSVVNPHAKITFVDPDGAIYEFKRSSNEMPKPAKSIKPHPHGIELGKLMNMLKFTNTPTLRKFLKEEFVRVGDKIADEILAKANFSGEEDPKKLGREEAVRLLEAFKNVELLPPPVDCLSPIGEELLMRSLISEYSPEFVYAVTRKPKVYSGHPFLVEAAIAYGGEIKTEKVILLRFANKIPLLYQQGGCALTKVVETINWKNYGLEQTKEELPYGNAVILIHLASTNIPYTSESKEAISPIPEIMEEARLALQEVGRKLKEYIDRKGKQEAKKKKEEVIAKILPLIAKKVCEVLEKDPVEVDRIVARIMGYLHVERHINERDGMKEVKLIVYNFTKAKREIKIVETCSGEVRAENAKISEGRYSTITWNLSLNPNEEVEIKYLLKGEVLTKAPIVEGVDSTLLSTANFSN, encoded by the coding sequence ATGAGTGAATTGAAAGAAATAAGCATAGCAGAATTTTTTGAGAAAAATAAACACATTCTTGGCTACACAAATCCCGCAAGAGCTCTTATAACTGTAGTGAAGGAGGCTGTGGACAACTCTCTTGACGCCTGCGAGGATGCGGGAATTCTACCGGACATATTCGTAAGAATTTCGAAAGCTGGGGAAAATTTTAGGGTGGTTGTGGAAGATAACGGACCAGGAATAAAGAAAGAACTTGTAGCAAGGGCATTTGGAAAATTGCTATACGGCTCGAGATTTCATGAGATAAGGCAAAGCAGAGGTCAGCAGGGCATAGGAATTTCTGCAGCAGTGCTTTATGCACAGCTAACAACTGGAAAGCCTGCTGTGATAGTTACAAAGCCCATTGGAGCAGAGAAGGCATACAAGATCGCATTATACATAGATACGAAGAAGAACGAACCAATCATCGAAAGTGAAGGTGAAGAGGACTGGTATCTGCCCCATGGCACGAGAGTAGAATTCGAAATAGCGGGTAGCTACGTAAAAGACCGAAAGCAGAGCGTTTTCGAATACCTAAAAGAGACTTCAGTTGTGAATCCGCATGCAAAAATTACCTTCGTTGATCCTGATGGAGCCATTTACGAATTCAAAAGGTCCTCCAACGAGATGCCAAAACCAGCAAAGTCAATAAAACCCCATCCGCATGGTATTGAGCTTGGAAAGCTGATGAACATGCTGAAATTCACAAACACTCCTACGCTGAGAAAATTCCTTAAAGAGGAGTTTGTTAGAGTCGGAGATAAGATTGCAGACGAGATTTTAGCAAAAGCAAATTTTTCGGGGGAGGAGGATCCAAAAAAACTTGGAAGAGAAGAAGCTGTTAGGTTGCTTGAAGCTTTCAAAAACGTTGAACTCCTTCCGCCACCAGTTGACTGCCTTTCGCCAATCGGCGAAGAGCTTTTAATGCGTAGCCTGATCTCCGAGTATTCTCCGGAATTCGTTTATGCTGTCACGAGAAAGCCGAAAGTTTACTCGGGACATCCATTTCTCGTTGAGGCTGCGATTGCCTACGGTGGTGAAATAAAAACCGAAAAAGTTATACTTCTTAGATTTGCAAACAAAATACCGCTTCTTTATCAGCAAGGAGGTTGTGCTCTTACAAAAGTTGTCGAAACCATCAACTGGAAAAACTATGGACTTGAACAGACGAAAGAAGAGCTTCCATATGGAAATGCGGTGATCTTGATCCATCTTGCTTCGACGAATATCCCATACACTTCTGAGTCGAAGGAGGCGATCTCTCCAATTCCGGAGATCATGGAAGAAGCAAGGCTCGCTCTTCAAGAGGTTGGAAGGAAACTAAAGGAATACATTGACAGAAAAGGGAAACAAGAGGCTAAAAAGAAAAAAGAGGAAGTTATAGCAAAGATCCTGCCTCTGATAGCCAAAAAGGTTTGCGAAGTCCTTGAAAAAGATCCTGTGGAAGTGGACAGAATAGTTGCAAGAATAATGGGCTATTTGCATGTGGAAAGGCACATAAACGAGAGAGATGGGATGAAAGAAGTTAAACTGATCGTCTATAATTTTACCAAGGCAAAGAGAGAAATTAAAATAGTCGAGACGTGTTCTGGAGAAGTCAGGGCAGAGAATGCAAAAATCTCTGAAGGCAGATATTCAACGATCACGTGGAATCTATCCCTAAACCCCAACGAAGAAGTTGAAATCAAA
- a CDS encoding Lrp/AsnC ligand binding domain-containing protein: MVVGVTLVNVVAGKEKEVYVKIKDIKKVKDVYHVFGEFDFVVIIHADSLSELNKTVDEIRKINGVTKTQTVVGAEI; this comes from the coding sequence ATGGTTGTCGGAGTTACCCTTGTAAACGTTGTTGCGGGGAAAGAAAAGGAAGTATACGTGAAAATTAAGGATATAAAAAAGGTAAAAGATGTCTACCACGTCTTTGGCGAGTTTGATTTTGTCGTCATAATCCACGCAGACAGCCTTTCCGAGCTGAACAAGACCGTGGACGAGATCAGGAAAATTAATGGGGTCACGAAAACTCAGACAGTTGTTGGCGCTGAAATATGA
- a CDS encoding HD domain-containing protein yields the protein MAHGEDHVQRVVKLAKFIAIREGANLEIVLKAAELHDSARDKENHAIESAKLARKILKVQGYSDDFVEAVAHAIESHSFSAGIEPKTLEAKVLSDADKLDAIGAIGVARAFMVAGEKGRGVQETLRHFEEKLLKLKDLLYTDTAKSLAKRRHEFLAQFYEQIKRELGFGED from the coding sequence GTGGCACATGGTGAAGATCATGTGCAAAGAGTGGTTAAACTTGCAAAATTCATAGCAATAAGAGAAGGGGCAAATCTTGAAATAGTTCTAAAAGCTGCCGAACTTCATGACTCTGCAAGAGACAAAGAAAACCACGCAATCGAGTCTGCAAAGCTTGCAAGAAAAATTCTAAAAGTTCAAGGCTACAGTGATGATTTTGTTGAGGCGGTGGCTCATGCAATTGAATCACATTCATTTTCCGCAGGAATTGAGCCTAAAACTCTCGAAGCAAAGGTTTTAAGCGATGCAGATAAGCTCGATGCAATTGGTGCAATTGGAGTTGCAAGGGCTTTTATGGTTGCAGGCGAGAAAGGGCGAGGGGTTCAGGAAACGCTCAGACATTTCGAAGAGAAGCTTTTAAAGCTTAAAGATTTGCTCTACACCGACACCGCAAAAAGTCTTGCTAAAAGAAGACATGAATTCCTTGCCCAGTTTTACGAGCAAATTAAAAGAGAGCTTGGTTTTGGAGAAGATTGA
- a CDS encoding Clp1/GlmU family protein — protein sequence MIAPKGCTVLAKGKVAIEGNAEVIGSNKIKSFESEKFVPIYCLEECKIELNGDYKLLNESTIPESWEKLAKKDWETVFLYGGVDSGKSTLATYLANKVGGAYVLDLDIGQADVAHAGAMGYGFACDVVNLSQVQMLNGFFVGSITPQGRELKCLRGVARLWKELKKLEGRKIVDTTGWVKGRRAREYKLAKLEIIEPDLVVSFEGKIFDDWEVFEVENSFVMKRDKIERAKARCESYKKFLRNAIVVEVKRENVMLKPDILRGKDVSEFVETVLGVKLSFAKLGDEFLAICTKENCYPDHTILRELKELYEVDDVFIFSEAEFKNIIVGLYKGKKYLGMGLLKAVNDKLLIESAFSDFDLVELGEIRFDDGKECFIKHF from the coding sequence ATGATCGCTCCAAAGGGTTGCACAGTTCTCGCAAAGGGAAAAGTGGCAATAGAAGGCAATGCGGAAGTTATTGGGTCCAATAAGATAAAGAGTTTCGAGAGTGAAAAATTTGTCCCGATTTACTGCCTTGAGGAATGCAAAATTGAGTTGAATGGAGACTACAAGCTCTTGAATGAGTCCACAATTCCCGAAAGCTGGGAAAAACTTGCAAAGAAAGACTGGGAGACGGTTTTTCTTTACGGCGGAGTTGACAGCGGAAAAAGCACTCTTGCAACTTATTTGGCGAACAAAGTTGGCGGAGCTTACGTGCTTGATCTTGACATCGGGCAGGCAGACGTAGCTCATGCGGGAGCAATGGGCTATGGATTTGCGTGCGACGTGGTTAACCTTTCGCAAGTCCAAATGCTTAACGGGTTCTTCGTAGGTAGCATTACTCCGCAAGGCAGAGAGTTAAAGTGTTTGCGTGGAGTAGCGAGGCTCTGGAAAGAGCTAAAGAAACTTGAAGGCAGAAAAATCGTTGACACAACTGGCTGGGTAAAAGGCAGAAGAGCGAGAGAATACAAGCTTGCAAAGCTCGAGATCATTGAGCCCGATCTTGTTGTATCGTTTGAAGGTAAGATATTCGATGATTGGGAAGTTTTCGAAGTCGAGAACAGCTTTGTCATGAAAAGAGACAAAATTGAAAGAGCAAAGGCAAGATGCGAGAGCTATAAGAAATTCCTGAGGAATGCGATAGTAGTGGAAGTAAAAAGAGAGAATGTTATGCTCAAACCTGACATTCTAAGAGGTAAAGACGTATCAGAATTTGTTGAAACCGTTCTTGGTGTCAAGTTATCTTTTGCAAAGCTTGGAGACGAATTTCTTGCGATTTGCACCAAAGAAAACTGCTATCCAGATCACACAATTCTCAGAGAACTAAAAGAGCTTTACGAAGTCGATGATGTCTTCATTTTCTCTGAAGCCGAGTTTAAAAACATAATCGTTGGACTTTACAAAGGCAAAAAATACCTTGGAATGGGTTTGCTCAAGGCTGTAAACGATAAACTGCTCATTGAGTCCGCCTTCTCAGACTTCGATCTTGTTGAGCTGGGCGAAATTAGGTTTGATGATGGAAAAGAGTGTTTTATAAAACACTTTTAG